The Thermococcus peptonophilus genomic sequence ACTTTGAACTTAGGGGAGACGTCTTCGCTGTCGGCGTTGAAGAAGCCGATCCGAGGATAAGGCCCGACGACATCGTCGGCATAGTCAGAGATGAAAAGGTAGTCGGTGTCGGGAAGGCCGTTCTGAACGGGGAAGAGATGGTCAGGGCGAAGAAGGGAGTCGCTGTTAAGGTGAGGAAGAGGGCGTAACGTCTAAAAGGTTCTTTTTTATTCTCCCCACATGCCCAAACACTTCAAGCGCGGGGTGAAGAGGGAGCACCACTTTCTCAAGGGCCTTGAAAAGCCGCTGGAAGAGATAGCCAGAATCCCTGGAGTGAAAAAGGTAATCCCGGGTAGGATATACGCGAGCGACTCCAGAGGCTTCGAGATAAAGGTCACACGGGAGACTCAGACGGGTTTAAAGCTCGTCGCCAAGAGCGATGGGAGCGTTCAGGAGGTCTTTCTGGTCATGGATAAAGCCGACAGGGAGAGGGTGTGGAGGGAGATAGAGGAGCTAGCTGAGAAATGGGAGAAGTAATCAAAGCTCCCTCTTTCCCTCAAAGAACTCAATAAGCTCCTCGTCGCTTATCTCCTCGTCTGCTTCTGTGTATCCAAGCTCCCTCTTCTGGAGGTCTATTAATCCTGGCGTCAGAAGGAGCTTTCCGTTTAGCTTCGGCACCGTGTAATGGAGCGTTATCTCGCTGAACTCGTCGAGCATTATCGTCGGGTTCTCCTCGTATTCAATTTCCTCCAGCCGTTTTCCGTCCGCTATGAGCTTCGCCACTATCGATGCGCCGTCTATGGAGTACTGGGGCTTTCCGATGTGCCTAACTTTAACGCCTTCCATCTTTGAGGTTATGAACTCCCTCGTCCTTCCGCGTGGAACCGCATCGCCGAGGATTCCGCCGACCACTATCATGGTATCCCCCTCTATGTCTCCAGGCTTCAGCTCCTCCTCCGCCTGAAGGTCAAGGATTATTAGCTTTGATCTATCGAAGGGAAACTTTGTAACGCTCTCCGTGATGACACTCCCAAGTTTTGCCAGCCTCTCCCTCTCGTCCTCGCGGACGTTAGTAAAGATGAGCTTATCCCCCCACCATTGGGCGACGTGAGAGTACTCAAGCCACAGCCAGTCGCTGATGTCCTCAAGGTGCTCGATTATCAGGTAAGGCATAGATACCACCGGTGGACTTTCAGCGGGGCTCTTAAAAACCCTACGTTAGGGCGATCTGGAAATTTTGTTAAGGAAAAAGGACAAAAGCCCTCCCAGTGGCCGAGTAAGGACTTAAGCAGGGGGTAAAGCTTTTAAAGTCACGATCCCTCTATACTACGGGCTTGACTGCGGTGGTAGTCTAGCCTGGTCTAGGACACCGGCCTCCCAAGCCGGTGACCCGGGTTCAAATCCCGGCCACCGCACCATCTTCTCAAAAACCTTTTAACTTCCAGCGTTCTGTTAACTAATGGTGCTTATCATGAAGAGCTTTTTAACCGAGCAGCAGATTAGGGTTCTCCAGCTTAGGGCCAAAGGCTTGAAACAGAGCGAGATAGCCGAAATTCTCGGGACGAGCAGGGCCAACGTTAGCATCCTCGAGAGAAGGGCCCTTGAGAAGATTGAAAAGGCCAGGAACACACTTCTTCTGTGGGAGCAGATAAACTCGAAAATAAGCATTGAGGTCAAAAAGGGTGAAGACATCTTCCAGGTTCCCGAGAAGCTCTTTAAGAAGGCCGACGAGCTTGGAGTGAAAGTCCCATACAGCACGGCTGAAATAATAGCGTTCCTGGTGGAACACGCGCCGATAGAGGACAGACTGGCCAAGAGGGACTTCACGCTCTTCTTGGACAGGGATGACAGGCTCCGCGTTAGCGAGTGCATTTTAGAGGACTTTGATGAGATAGGGAAGCACGAGGGCGGTAAAGACACCGTTTAATGCCATCGCAAGCCCACTAACTCCCCCAGCAATCTCATCCTCCAGCAGAATCCTAGCCGTCCCTAGGCCGTGGGATGTGACCCCCATTGCCAGCCCCCTCGCTACTCTGTCCCTGACTCGAAATACGTTCAGGAGTTCCGGTCCAACCGCATTCCCGAGTATTCCGGTTAGAATAACGAGGACTGCCGTAAGGGCGGGGATTCCACCGATTTTTTCGCTGATTCCTATGGCTATTGCAGTTGTGACACTCTTGGGGGCTATGCTTAGGAGCACATTACTGCTCCCACCGAGAACCTCTGCCGTGTAGAAGGCACTTAGTATGGCAACGATTCCACCGACCGTTATTCCAGCTGTTATTTCCTTCCAGTAAGCTTTGATTGTATCAAGTCCTCTGTAAACGGGGACAGCAAGGCTTACCACAGCCGGCCCGAGGAGGAACTTGAGTATCCCGGCGCTCTCCATGTAGGAATCGTAGGAAAAGCCGCCAAACCAGAGAAATGCTGCTATCGTGGCTATTGAGAGGAGAACAGGGTTCGTGTAAAAGGCCTTCCTTCTCGCGTGTACCTCCGAAAAAACGTAGAAGACTATGAGCGTTAGAGCAATCCCGTATGGGTTCACCTTCCTTCCCCCCTCAAAAGCTCAACGACCTTTGCCGTTGTTATCAATGTGACCAAAAAGCTGACCAAGAGGGCACCAACGACAGGGACAAGCTGGCTCTTAAGAAGGCTGATGTAGAGTATTATCCCGACCCCCGGAGGGATGAACATAACGCTCATGTTCTTTACGAACAGTTCCGCCTCGTTCTCAACCCACTCAAGCTGGACAACCCCAGTAATTAAAGCCGCAAGTAGAAACAGCATGCCGAGAACGCTTCCCGGAATGGAAAGGTTAAAGACCGAACTCCCAAACTCGCCCAGAGCGTAGAAGCCGAAGATTATGGCCAATCCCCTGTAAGCGTTCATGATTCCTTCTTAGGCGGCGGAATATAAAAGCCCTCCGGCGAAAAGGCAATAAGCAATGAAGCCTATCACCATCGGTGATACCATGCTCCTCAGAAACTACCGCTTTCCGGGTAGATACGGCCCCGAGTGGGGGAGCGGCGGAATCTTCGGCTTGAGACACCACAACGGTATCTTATACTTCACACTGGCCTTCGAGGCGGAAGCGCACTTTATGGACGTGAAGAGCAACGAGGAAAAGACCTATGATTTCACCTTGGTCGGAGATGCCCCCACGAGCGGCGGCGACACCTACAACGCCGTCGAGACCGTTGACGAGTTCATTTACTTCGGCGGCTGGGTGCACGCCCCAGCGGTTTACCGCGAAGACGGGAGGATACTCTTCAACAACAAGTACTCTCACGTGCACGTCTATGACACCGCGGAAGGCTCGGTCAAGCTCTTGTGGAAGGAGTCCATACACCACCAGACTGACTGGGCCGGCGAGGTAAGTGACATCATCTACGACCCGTACGGCGACAGGATTCTCCTAGCAAGGGAGGACGGTCACGCCAACCTCGGCGTCTACTCCCTAGACAGGAAGAGGGGAAAGGCAGAGCCCCTCATAACCGAGC encodes the following:
- a CDS encoding CidA/LrgA family protein, which gives rise to MNAYRGLAIIFGFYALGEFGSSVFNLSIPGSVLGMLFLLAALITGVVQLEWVENEAELFVKNMSVMFIPPGVGIILYISLLKSQLVPVVGALLVSFLVTLITTAKVVELLRGEGR
- a CDS encoding DUF2103 domain-containing protein, coding for MPKHFKRGVKREHHFLKGLEKPLEEIARIPGVKKVIPGRIYASDSRGFEIKVTRETQTGLKLVAKSDGSVQEVFLVMDKADRERVWREIEELAEKWEK
- a CDS encoding CidB/LrgB family autolysis modulator, encoding MNPYGIALTLIVFYVFSEVHARRKAFYTNPVLLSIATIAAFLWFGGFSYDSYMESAGILKFLLGPAVVSLAVPVYRGLDTIKAYWKEITAGITVGGIVAILSAFYTAEVLGGSSNVLLSIAPKSVTTAIAIGISEKIGGIPALTAVLVILTGILGNAVGPELLNVFRVRDRVARGLAMGVTSHGLGTARILLEDEIAGGVSGLAMALNGVFTALVLPYLIKVL
- a CDS encoding Tfx family DNA-binding protein, with amino-acid sequence MKSFLTEQQIRVLQLRAKGLKQSEIAEILGTSRANVSILERRALEKIEKARNTLLLWEQINSKISIEVKKGEDIFQVPEKLFKKADELGVKVPYSTAEIIAFLVEHAPIEDRLAKRDFTLFLDRDDRLRVSECILEDFDEIGKHEGGKDTV